From Roseofilum capinflatum BLCC-M114, one genomic window encodes:
- a CDS encoding MBL fold metallo-hydrolase: MTLECIPYGTGQSGDGVCLLVRMGPYRILLDCGLHQIDPLLATEAVDLVFCSHAHPDHCRGLPDLSARFPHVPIYASEVTRQLLSLQGLQEKACQPLGWRSPQPLKPHLSAQLYPCGHLPGAASLLLTYRAPERTYTLFYTGDYFSSNSRLVERMRIEDVRGLQPDVLIIEATYGTARHPNRRHQENHLASRIYTTLKQQKSVLLPVPVLGLGQELLMLLRSHHQFTGQDIDIWVDETIAKGCDAYLDILPHLPSNVQNFAQHQSLFWDERVRPQVRRLPENQDSGQLPRYPSIVVAHRQSNLQQWIEADPESWLVLLSEHAEDTAQLAQTLERIQGVKIETYLFSQHCDGLGTTQLIHNIRPQHIVFFHGSHAYLADLAGLEELQNRYHLHCPQTNKRVELPIGDTFIQPAAPETHYEGELMELETTIGIHLPEEITRDRRWQQFSDTGILEARWQGEELVIRPLSQRELLSQGLPKMPPDLDCCGNCAHYRGQRCWNPASALFEFRVSPDGVCPVFARKRVE; this comes from the coding sequence CGCATCTTGCTCGACTGCGGTTTGCATCAGATCGATCCCCTGCTTGCGACTGAGGCAGTTGATCTGGTCTTCTGTTCCCATGCCCATCCTGACCATTGTCGAGGTCTGCCGGATTTATCGGCTCGGTTTCCCCATGTGCCCATTTATGCTAGTGAGGTTACTCGGCAACTCCTATCCTTACAAGGCCTACAAGAGAAGGCTTGTCAGCCTTTAGGGTGGCGATCGCCGCAACCCCTCAAACCCCATCTGAGTGCCCAACTCTATCCCTGCGGCCATCTCCCAGGAGCGGCCTCCCTCCTGCTTACCTACAGGGCCCCAGAACGTACCTACACCCTCTTCTACACCGGCGATTACTTTTCCTCTAACTCCCGGCTCGTAGAACGGATGCGGATTGAAGATGTGCGCGGACTCCAACCAGATGTGCTGATTATCGAAGCCACCTACGGAACCGCCCGTCATCCCAACCGTCGCCACCAGGAAAACCATCTAGCCTCGCGAATTTACACAACTCTAAAACAACAAAAATCCGTTTTACTACCGGTTCCGGTTCTCGGTCTCGGTCAAGAACTCCTCATGTTGTTGCGCTCTCATCATCAGTTTACCGGCCAAGATATTGATATTTGGGTCGATGAAACGATTGCCAAAGGCTGCGATGCCTATCTAGATATTTTGCCCCATCTGCCCAGCAATGTGCAAAATTTTGCCCAACATCAATCCTTGTTTTGGGATGAGCGAGTCCGTCCCCAGGTGCGTCGCCTTCCAGAGAATCAGGACTCTGGCCAACTGCCCCGATATCCCTCGATTGTGGTTGCCCATCGTCAATCCAATCTCCAGCAATGGATTGAAGCCGATCCGGAGAGCTGGTTAGTCTTGTTGTCTGAACATGCCGAAGATACGGCTCAACTGGCCCAAACCTTAGAGCGGATTCAAGGTGTTAAAATTGAAACCTATCTCTTTTCCCAACATTGTGATGGTTTAGGAACGACCCAACTGATTCATAATATTCGTCCCCAACATATTGTTTTTTTTCATGGCAGTCATGCTTATCTAGCAGATTTAGCGGGTTTGGAAGAACTCCAAAATCGTTATCATCTCCATTGTCCCCAAACTAATAAACGAGTAGAATTACCTATTGGTGATACCTTTATTCAACCGGCGGCTCCCGAAACCCATTATGAAGGGGAATTAATGGAATTAGAGACCACCATTGGCATCCATTTACCCGAAGAAATTACCCGCGATCGCCGTTGGCAACAGTTCAGCGATACCGGCATTCTAGAAGCCCGTTGGCAAGGAGAAGAGCTAGTCATTCGCCCTCTCTCTCAACGGGAATTACTGTCCCAAGGACTTCCGAAAATGCCCCCCGATCTCGACTGTTGCGGGAACTGCGCCCATTATCGTGGGCAGCGCTGTTGGAATCCAGCCTCAGCCTTATTTGAATTTAGAGTCAGTCCCGATGGTGTCTGTCCCGTCTTTGCCCGCAAACGAGTTGAGTAA
- the hemH gene encoding ferrochelatase: MGRVGVLLLNLGGPEKLEDVRPFLFNLFSDPEIIRLPVAWLQKPLAWLISSSRYKKSQENYKQIGGGSPLRRITEEQAQALEASLAKKGQEAKIYVGMRYWYPFTEDAIAEIKQDKIDHLVILPLYPQFSISTSGSSFRVLERLWEKDRVLGNNVKYSLISSWYDRPGYLQAMADLIAQQLDQFEHPDQVHLFFSAHGVPVSYVEEAGDPYQREIEACTSLIVKTLNRPNPHTLAYQSRVGPVEWLQPYTEDALQELGEKQVKDVLVIPISFVSEHIETLQEIDIEYREVAEEAGISNFRRVPALDTHAGFIDDLADLVLDSLNSPSQKFSDVVRPSEELKMYPQERWEMGITTSAEVWNGRLAMLGFIALLVELFSGKGILHAIGIL; this comes from the coding sequence ATGGGTCGTGTTGGGGTTTTACTCTTAAACTTAGGTGGGCCGGAAAAATTAGAGGATGTTCGCCCGTTCTTGTTTAATCTATTTTCCGATCCAGAAATTATTCGCCTGCCGGTGGCCTGGTTACAGAAACCCCTAGCCTGGTTGATTTCCAGTAGTCGCTACAAAAAATCTCAAGAAAATTATAAGCAAATCGGTGGCGGGTCTCCCCTACGCAGAATTACGGAAGAACAAGCCCAAGCCCTGGAAGCGAGTTTAGCCAAAAAGGGACAAGAGGCGAAAATTTATGTGGGAATGCGCTACTGGTATCCGTTTACAGAAGATGCGATCGCCGAAATCAAACAAGATAAAATCGATCATCTGGTCATTCTCCCCCTCTATCCCCAGTTTTCCATTAGCACCAGTGGTTCGAGTTTCCGAGTTTTGGAAAGACTATGGGAAAAAGACCGAGTATTGGGGAATAACGTTAAATATAGCCTGATTTCCTCCTGGTACGATCGCCCCGGCTATCTCCAAGCCATGGCAGACTTGATTGCCCAGCAATTAGATCAATTTGAACATCCCGATCAAGTCCATCTGTTTTTTAGCGCCCATGGGGTTCCCGTCAGCTATGTAGAAGAAGCAGGCGATCCCTATCAACGAGAAATCGAAGCCTGTACGTCCCTCATTGTCAAAACTCTGAACCGCCCCAATCCCCATACCCTAGCCTATCAAAGCCGTGTTGGCCCAGTAGAATGGCTACAACCCTATACGGAAGATGCCCTACAAGAATTGGGCGAAAAACAGGTGAAAGATGTCTTAGTGATTCCCATTAGCTTTGTGAGCGAACATATTGAAACCCTGCAAGAAATCGATATTGAATATCGAGAAGTGGCAGAAGAAGCCGGAATTAGCAATTTCCGCCGCGTCCCTGCTCTCGATACCCATGCCGGATTTATTGACGATTTAGCCGATTTAGTGCTTGATTCGCTCAACTCTCCGAGCCAGAAATTCTCCGATGTGGTGCGTCCTTCTGAAGAACTGAAAATGTATCCTCAAGAGCGCTGGGAAATGGGAATCACCACTAGCGCCGAAGTCTGGAATGGTCGGTTGGCAATGTTGGGCTTTATTGCCTTACTGGTAGAGTTGTTCAGTGGAAAAGGGATCTTACATGCGATCGGTATTTTGTAG
- the folB gene encoding dihydroneopterin aldolase — MDCIHVSNIRCYGYIGYLPEEKILGQWFTVDLSLWLDLSVSGQSDNINDTFNYCEAIDRVKTIVSSNKFDLIEKLATAIADDLLNLENQPHQRPALQKVGVRVIKSPPIPDFGGQVTIDITRENPKFA; from the coding sequence ATGGATTGTATTCACGTCTCCAATATTCGCTGTTATGGATATATTGGCTACTTACCCGAAGAAAAAATACTCGGACAATGGTTTACCGTCGATCTATCCTTGTGGTTAGATTTATCGGTCTCTGGGCAGAGTGATAATATCAATGACACCTTCAATTACTGTGAAGCCATTGACCGGGTTAAGACCATCGTGAGCAGCAATAAATTTGACTTAATTGAAAAGCTGGCTACGGCGATCGCCGATGACCTGCTGAACCTGGAAAACCAACCCCACCAACGCCCAGCTCTACAAAAAGTCGGCGTGCGCGTGATCAAATCTCCTCCCATACCCGACTTTGGTGGCCAGGTTACCATTGACATTACACGAGAGAATCCCAAATTCGCCTAA
- a CDS encoding DUF760 domain-containing protein: MNNPSNQNPELFQGDTDNNLLWDYVQSLSPETVAQLSKPTSSEVFQVMENNIIGLLGHLPSEQFGVTVTTNRENLGRLLASAMISGYFLRNAEQRMMFEHTWSASESHGAETE, translated from the coding sequence GTGAATAACCCGTCGAATCAAAATCCTGAATTATTTCAGGGCGACACTGACAATAACTTATTATGGGATTATGTTCAATCTTTGAGTCCGGAAACCGTGGCTCAACTCTCTAAACCTACCTCTTCCGAAGTTTTCCAAGTCATGGAAAACAACATCATTGGACTTCTGGGCCATCTTCCGTCAGAACAATTTGGGGTTACCGTAACCACCAACCGAGAAAACCTCGGCCGCCTCTTAGCCTCCGCCATGATCAGTGGCTATTTTTTGCGTAATGCAGAACAGCGTATGATGTTTGAACATACCTGGTCAGCCTCTGAATCTCACGGAGCTGAGACTGAGTAA
- the mutY gene encoding A/G-specific adenine glycosylase, with amino-acid sequence MSSFSPSPQTPWTFPEPAVLEFLRAALLHWYDDAGRVLPWRKERDPYRIWISEIMLQQTQVKTVLPYYDRWLQAFPTLETLAQADRQQVLKLWEGLGYYSRARNLHQAAQQVMEKHQGIFPQQLEPVLSLPGIGRTTAGGILSAAFNQPISILDGNVKRIFARLTTLPKPPGKAQKQLWQLSDAMVDRENPRDFNQALMDLGATICTPKAPKCDRCPWSPHCLAHQTGTPTHWPMRETPPVRPHKNIGVAVIWNDRGQLLIDRRLDQGLLGGLWEFPGGKLEPDETLPECIKREIQEELAIDIEVGDHLITIDHAYTHFRVTLNVYNCRHCSGTPQAIECQDIRWVTLEELDQFPFPKANLKIIQALREQGVWQSNE; translated from the coding sequence GTGTCTTCATTTTCTCCATCCCCACAAACTCCTTGGACGTTTCCTGAACCTGCTGTTCTGGAGTTCCTCAGAGCAGCTCTACTGCACTGGTATGATGATGCAGGTCGGGTCTTGCCTTGGCGAAAAGAGCGAGACCCTTACCGGATTTGGATTTCCGAGATTATGCTCCAGCAAACCCAAGTGAAGACGGTTTTACCCTATTACGATCGCTGGTTGCAAGCCTTTCCTACCCTAGAAACCTTAGCCCAAGCTGACCGACAACAGGTGCTGAAACTCTGGGAAGGATTGGGTTATTATAGCCGGGCGCGGAATCTCCATCAGGCTGCCCAGCAAGTGATGGAAAAGCATCAGGGCATTTTTCCCCAACAGTTAGAACCAGTCTTAAGCTTACCGGGTATTGGCCGCACCACGGCTGGGGGCATTCTCAGCGCTGCCTTTAATCAACCCATTTCTATATTAGATGGCAATGTTAAACGCATCTTCGCTAGACTAACAACGCTACCGAAGCCCCCAGGGAAAGCTCAGAAACAGCTTTGGCAATTATCGGATGCTATGGTAGATCGGGAGAATCCCAGAGACTTTAATCAAGCCCTGATGGACTTAGGAGCAACAATTTGTACTCCGAAAGCGCCAAAATGCGATCGCTGTCCCTGGAGTCCCCATTGTCTCGCCCATCAAACCGGAACCCCTACCCATTGGCCCATGCGTGAAACTCCCCCTGTTCGCCCTCACAAAAACATCGGTGTTGCCGTCATCTGGAATGATCGAGGACAACTGCTCATTGACCGTCGTTTAGACCAAGGATTACTCGGCGGTTTGTGGGAGTTCCCTGGCGGCAAACTCGAACCGGATGAAACTCTACCAGAGTGTATTAAACGGGAAATTCAAGAAGAACTTGCCATAGACATAGAAGTGGGCGATCATCTGATTACTATTGACCATGCCTATACCCATTTTCGGGTCACCTTAAATGTCTATAATTGTCGCCACTGTTCGGGGACACCTCAAGCCATAGAATGCCAAGACATTCGTTGGGTGACTTTAGAAGAATTAGATCAATTTCCCTTTCCCAAAGCCAATCTAAAAATTATTCAAGCCCTACGTGAGCAAGGAGTATGGCAGTCAAATGAGTAA
- a CDS encoding DUF4332 domain-containing protein produces MNAPSSAQPITPCFWPLEQLPGLSAKHYSQLSDLGLETTADLLKTITPMPKRIEYGQKLRLPLQVLNKWIALSDLARLESIGCQYNGLLLHAGVASVAQLSQMSAPQLHRQVLKLQVSLMQRRDLCPSVDKVAQWIYEAKKING; encoded by the coding sequence ATGAACGCTCCATCTTCTGCTCAACCCATCACGCCTTGTTTTTGGCCCCTAGAACAACTCCCCGGACTCAGTGCCAAGCACTACAGCCAATTATCAGATTTAGGCTTAGAAACAACGGCGGATCTGCTCAAAACAATAACTCCCATGCCCAAACGCATCGAATACGGTCAAAAATTGCGATTACCGCTCCAAGTTTTAAATAAATGGATTGCCTTATCGGACTTAGCCAGACTCGAAAGTATTGGCTGTCAGTATAATGGTTTGTTACTCCATGCCGGAGTTGCATCAGTAGCCCAACTTTCCCAGATGTCTGCTCCTCAGTTACATCGTCAAGTGCTGAAATTACAAGTTTCTCTCATGCAGCGCCGCGATCTTTGTCCATCGGTAGATAAAGTCGCTCAATGGATTTATGAGGCAAAAAAAATCAATGGGTAA